Within the Cotesia glomerata isolate CgM1 linkage group LG6, MPM_Cglom_v2.3, whole genome shotgun sequence genome, the region AGAAACTGATCGTTTGAAAAGTCTGGCAACTACTGCGTGAGCGTTGAGACATTTTATAGTGGTTATACTGTAGTGTTTTGGACTAACTGTAGACTAACCTCTGTTTTGACAcatgcgtttatttatttatttacatacattgattcagaaatataattacaatgtctgaaaaattgacttataaaggacgattcataaaaagtccttgaaaaacgacagaaatctctagcaaatatgaaaataactatgcaaataacaaatagaaaaaataattgacaataatgttttcttttttttcagaaaaatcagtaactaattttttatgttgatatattaactgattttaaattttagtattttttttatttttcatctgactattatttttataacttatgaaagattaataaatattattatattaaaattgataactttttgaatttttataaatatagaaaaatacttattttcataaaataatcattgttattttttttaaataaataaaattaataactataatattacatctaacgtaaattaaacttttcaaatttgtcagcgcatgcgcgtctcatacttctttcgcggctcacaaaacttgcgctgttgccacagctttattaacgtatcccctcctcggctaaagtctggtaaatttttcattacttattaataaatatctctgaaactgtgtggttattatcaatgaattttttttttttcaattgttaagttgttagttaacgttactctagttttttaaaaagatcctaagaaaagtttctaagatataaaaatgtttgtaggtaaatttttcgatatcccgtataccgtaatgtataagagcgttcaaaactcaaactttgaaattaaatatctcggaaactagatggtcaaaaattctcaaattgcACCAATCGACGCAGAATTATATGAACATTAATCTGCCAAAGTTTAAAAATCCCAAGAAAACGACTCTGGCGAGGGTAAAACCTTAAAAACGTCGATAGTTCAAAAATTactgtgcaatttaacaaaagtcattattcaataaaacaaaatttcatttatttatagttcataagtcacggcagtcacatagtgattgAAAGATTgctatttgtaattaatttttgatagaaattcaaaaaattaaccaCTACCAGCTAACGACTTCACTATCTTATCTATCTTATTCTTTACTgtcatatttttatgaatcTAAAGATAGaataactgtcaaaaaatattttacaaaaataaaataatcttttttgtCGCTAtttgtttgttattatttaattcttaaagAAATGTAAAGTTTAACATTTTAGAACTAAACCTGAGTATCGATatttgtataattaataaaccttttatagatttaaaaaacaactttCACCACCATCTAGTTGTCACTTTCTTAActaattttcaaaactttgaattttatttatttaaataataataacaagtattatttataataatgttttCTAAGCACCAAATAAATTCACtcgtataaattaatttttacaatattaatttcattactCACTTGTTTTCTGaccgtcattttttttattaaacaatgtACTCTGTCTCAATTTGTGAAAATTCATTTAACAAGAATAAGTGAAGTAAAATTTTCGTgtggaaaaaattacttactcacgtaattataaagtacaataaatgaaataataaattttattttatctaaacaAAACTTTAatcgataattaattaataaataaataatataaataaatgacataAAACCGGAAGTGGACTTCAACATCCACCGCGCAGATATTGCGCATGCGTGAGAAGTGACGCGCAGACGCCAAAGTAGGGGCGCGGGGTAATGAACATGCTTTGGCGGAAACACGTACCCATAATGCCTCagttattataatagaaatggCCGACACGATTGAaagtaagtttatttttatcatatttaccttttgataattatttatttatcagtatTTGTAGCATTAAAAATTACGTGTACTTGGTTGTCGAAAATCAGTGTTTAAGTGGAGCAATAATTTTAGCGAGTACACCTTAGTATTTTTCGGTGgttgtaatttaacaaaatcaaCATCGTATgtgttcaaaatttcaaaaatgacCAATGCAGAATTCAAGCGGGACCGTCGTATGCTCGAGCCTGTACCATCAGCTAGTCGATTTATCGAACAATCGTTTtgtataaatacttattagtaatattttttttctaaatgttaaatatcataattgttgatgttattttattcaattatttatttattatgttaaatCAAGTCCgctgtttttttttccaagtttgtttttaaaaatctaaccGTCAGTAAAGTGTATTTTGTTTTTACAACTCGTGCCTAGTACAGCGAGCCCGTTGGTTATGTTGGAGATATAATTGTgcaaaatattatattgtcacttgatgttttttaaatttagatttaaaCGTCAATGTCACTTTTTTagatttgtaattattttatttaatttttacttttttttattttgttcgcttcagtgaaaattatttttaccggagaatattataaagatataaattaagtacggaaaaataattttgaatttttttgttaaatttcaatgataattttttataatttaattttattaatattgcaaaaattaaataattttagaacttgctattattattaattatttaaattaaaaatatttaattttttaaaacgcacattttttatttaattttattaatattgcaaaagttaaataagtttacaaatttttattattataaattatttaaattaaaaatatttaatttttaaaaattttttatttaaattttttcattttaattattttgaaattctattaaaaaaattaataataataataattattattatagaattaaaattgatattttaatttattttgcagACGAGTCAGCAGAGACTTTGCTGTCGATGAAGAATGGTGGTTTTCCGAAGGTGGACGAGATAAAGCAGGAGAAGCGAGATGAGGATGACGAGGAAGAGATGGACATAGACGAACACTCTTACGGTAACAATTCGATGGAGATGGACGAAGAGGACTCTGAGCCAATGCCTGAGTTGGGACCAGCTGCACTGGGGCTTCAAAGAGTTGGAACTAAGCCTCCTCCAAAGAAGGCTAACCCACCTCAGCCGGTCCAGGTTTTAAACAGACGAGGCATGCCTGCGAGAATTCGaaagaagaataaattattttatgatgaTATTCTTGTCAATCATCCTCACCACAggtatttatttcaaatcaattatttattaaaaattataattttttttttcattttacaaatttacaattttttttataaaatttataatactgaaattagcagacatcggagaattttttgggtttttataatttattataaaaaaaaaattaaataaattcagacttgtaattttttaaaaattctaacgtgaaatttttttaataaaaatttaattattaaatgtctgataaattcaattttattaattttttttttaaacaatttcaattttcaaaataaaaattacgattttgTTTAATTCTACAAACTtacaacttttttataaattttataatactgaaattagcaaacgtctgacaattttttgaatttttataattaactataaaaaaattcacacttgtaatttttaaaaatttaagcgtgaaatttttttaataaaaatttaattattaaatgtcttATCTGGTAAATTCagtgttattaaattttttttaaaactaaatatcaattttaaaaataaaaattattataatttttttttaattctacaaatttacaattttttttttttaataaattttatactgaAATTACAAGATATctgacaaatttttgaatttttgtaatttactataaaaaaatattttaaaaaatttacacttgtaattttttttaaattttgaagtgaaatttttttaataaaaattaaattattaaatgtccGGTAAATtcagtattattaaatttttttttcttaagctaaatttcaattttaaaaatataaataattattcaaaattattataattctttttataaatttaaaaatactgaaattagcagacatctgacaattctttgaatttttataatcaatcacaaaaaaatattttaaaaaattcacacttgtaattatttaaaaatttttacatgaaatttttttaataaaaatttaattattaaatgtttggTAAATTCagtattattcaattattcttttttaaactaaatttcaattttttaaataaaaataataattttttttttctttaattctaCAAATctacaatttctttttataaattttatattgaaattagCAAACatctgataaatttttgaatttttataattaatcacaaaaaaatatttaaaaaaattcacacttgtaattttttttaaattttaacatgaaatttttttgataaaaatttaattatcaaatgtctAATAAATtcagtattattaaatttttcaaattataaatttcaattttaaaaataaaaataatttccagaataaaaaaagaacCAGGAACCCCAGAGGTAAAACAATCACCCCGTAGAATGTTAAAACCATCTTCAGCGAAGAAGCTCCCAAAAAGTCCAGCAGTTGAGGAGAAAAAGAAGCCAGAGCGTGAAAAGCCAGTCCCTCCTCCACCGACACCTCCACCACCACCGGCACCAACTCCATCAAAAGTATCCTCcgtgaaaaaagaaaaggacaAGGACAAAGACAAAGACAAAGACaaggaaaaagaaaaagacaaggaaaaaatcaaagaaaagacCCGGGAGAAAGAAAAAGTAAAGGAGCCCTTAAAGGCCGTGAGACCGAGTTCTCCAGACCGCAGAATCGGGCAGAAGATCGGGATGAGACTCCGAAACTTGTTGAAGCTGCCAAAAGCCCACAAGTGGGTCTGCTACGAGTGGTTCTACAGCAACATCGACAAGACACTGTTCGAGGGCGACAACGACTTCATGATCTGCTTGAAGGAATCTTTCCCTCAGCTGAAGTCGCGCAAGCTGACCCGAGTCGAGTGGTGCAAGATCAGGAGAATGATGGGAAAACCCCGTCGCTGCTCTCAATCCTTCTTCGAGGAGGAGCGGAAGGAGCTGGAGCGCAAGAGACAGAAAATCCGGATGCTCCAGCAGAGAAAGACTGGAGACGTGAACAGCTTCAAAGATTTGCCGCCGGAGATCCCTCTTCAGCTGGTGATTGGCCAGAAGGTCACTGCGAGGCTCAGAAAGCCTCAGGATGGTTTGTTCACTGGAAGCATCGACGCTGTGGACACTAGCAACAATACCTACAGAATAACCTTCGAGCGAGGCGGTCTGGGCACTCACAGTGTCCCGGATTATGAAGTCCTGTCCAATGACCCTCCGGAGACCATCAGTGTCTCGTCGTTCTCTCAAAAATTCCGACCTAGGCACATCAGCTACGTCCCTTCGCCTCCTTACGCCCTCAAGTTGCGCTCTCCGAGGGTCAATAATGATCCGCTGATCTCCAACGCCGCCATATCCTCGGCTAAGAAGTCCCAACTTGGCGGCGTGATCAATGGCTACCCGATAAGACTGCTGGATAATATTGTCAGAGTCACCAAGATCTTGAACGCAAAGAAATTGAGGATCCAGAAGATCAAGGAGCTGAACACTGCTGCGGAAAAAAGCAAGTCCTTTGGGGATGAATTGCCCCAGGATTTTGAACGCAAG harbors:
- the LOC123267730 gene encoding protein lin-9 homolog isoform X2; protein product: MADTIENESAETLLSMKNGGFPKVDEIKQEKRDEDDEEEMDIDEHSYGNNSMEMDEEDSEPMPELGPAALGLQRVGTKPPPKKANPPQPVQVLNRRGMPARIRKKNKLFYDDILVNHPHHRIKKEPGTPEVKQSPRRMLKPSSAKKLPKSPAVEEKKKPEREKPVPPPPTPPPPPAPTPSKVSSVKKEKDKDKDKDKDKEKEKDKEKIKEKTREKEKVKEPLKAVRPSSPDRRIGQKIGMRLRNLLKLPKAHKWVCYEWFYSNIDKTLFEGDNDFMICLKESFPQLKSRKLTRVEWCKIRRMMGKPRRCSQSFFEEERKELERKRQKIRMLQQRKTGDVNSFKDLPPEIPLQLVIGQKVTARLRKPQDGLFTGSIDAVDTSNNTYRITFERGGLGTHSVPDYEVLSNDPPETISVSSFSQKFRPRHISYVPSPPYALKLRSPRVNNDPLISNAAISSAKKSQLGGVINGYPIRLLDNIVRVTKILNAKKLRIQKIKELNTAAEKSKSFGDELPQDFERKYAAIVVELEKMNASLQDYLNDVQELCQEIAPEPSIAAMLAPSHLRERCRQEAADMVSRHNIMSDKGPSKMDQLVTDLTALMLQVKSLSDSDRNAYELKVLQGTMEQIRSKLNPKNQQVFQNCVEIHMKHIQLGLGQMGGLTPFMAPKA
- the LOC123267730 gene encoding protein lin-9 homolog isoform X1, translated to MTNAEFKRDRRMLEPVPSASRFIEQSFYESAETLLSMKNGGFPKVDEIKQEKRDEDDEEEMDIDEHSYGNNSMEMDEEDSEPMPELGPAALGLQRVGTKPPPKKANPPQPVQVLNRRGMPARIRKKNKLFYDDILVNHPHHRIKKEPGTPEVKQSPRRMLKPSSAKKLPKSPAVEEKKKPEREKPVPPPPTPPPPPAPTPSKVSSVKKEKDKDKDKDKDKEKEKDKEKIKEKTREKEKVKEPLKAVRPSSPDRRIGQKIGMRLRNLLKLPKAHKWVCYEWFYSNIDKTLFEGDNDFMICLKESFPQLKSRKLTRVEWCKIRRMMGKPRRCSQSFFEEERKELERKRQKIRMLQQRKTGDVNSFKDLPPEIPLQLVIGQKVTARLRKPQDGLFTGSIDAVDTSNNTYRITFERGGLGTHSVPDYEVLSNDPPETISVSSFSQKFRPRHISYVPSPPYALKLRSPRVNNDPLISNAAISSAKKSQLGGVINGYPIRLLDNIVRVTKILNAKKLRIQKIKELNTAAEKSKSFGDELPQDFERKYAAIVVELEKMNASLQDYLNDVQELCQEIAPEPSIAAMLAPSHLRERCRQEAADMVSRHNIMSDKGPSKMDQLVTDLTALMLQVKSLSDSDRNAYELKVLQGTMEQIRSKLNPKNQQVFQNCVEIHMKHIQLGLGQMGGLTPFMAPKA
- the LOC123267730 gene encoding protein lin-9 homolog isoform X3 → MKNGGFPKVDEIKQEKRDEDDEEEMDIDEHSYGNNSMEMDEEDSEPMPELGPAALGLQRVGTKPPPKKANPPQPVQVLNRRGMPARIRKKNKLFYDDILVNHPHHRIKKEPGTPEVKQSPRRMLKPSSAKKLPKSPAVEEKKKPEREKPVPPPPTPPPPPAPTPSKVSSVKKEKDKDKDKDKDKEKEKDKEKIKEKTREKEKVKEPLKAVRPSSPDRRIGQKIGMRLRNLLKLPKAHKWVCYEWFYSNIDKTLFEGDNDFMICLKESFPQLKSRKLTRVEWCKIRRMMGKPRRCSQSFFEEERKELERKRQKIRMLQQRKTGDVNSFKDLPPEIPLQLVIGQKVTARLRKPQDGLFTGSIDAVDTSNNTYRITFERGGLGTHSVPDYEVLSNDPPETISVSSFSQKFRPRHISYVPSPPYALKLRSPRVNNDPLISNAAISSAKKSQLGGVINGYPIRLLDNIVRVTKILNAKKLRIQKIKELNTAAEKSKSFGDELPQDFERKYAAIVVELEKMNASLQDYLNDVQELCQEIAPEPSIAAMLAPSHLRERCRQEAADMVSRHNIMSDKGPSKMDQLVTDLTALMLQVKSLSDSDRNAYELKVLQGTMEQIRSKLNPKNQQVFQNCVEIHMKHIQLGLGQMGGLTPFMAPKA